From a region of the Lactuca sativa cultivar Salinas chromosome 4, Lsat_Salinas_v11, whole genome shotgun sequence genome:
- the LOC111919580 gene encoding uncharacterized protein LOC111919580, translating to MAFICGSPHSQEEDDYDVLWPYPTTSPRKPTRRGLVFGGIRRSKNPTNPYADRGLDKFEALLADLAHKRQEILTQKGSEDVSMVKFVYRSPDEVKPIVVKLGGKSKQDNTSSLESTPEREHQKVDASVKGHNDGNESEEGKIVKTLFGDPKKKIMFDPWLRKLGHGWKPSYYFPLFLILILVLLMFTGRSFAILCTSLGWYLVPIIIESLDKSKQRTKITKRQYIKKARRIDKQSTA from the coding sequence ATGGCTTTCATTTGTGGTTCACCCCATAGCCAAGAAGAAGATGATTACGATGTGCTTTGGCCATATCCTACCACATCTCCAAGAAAACCAACTAGAAGAGGACTCGTTTTTGGAGGCATCCGAAGAAGTAAAAACCCAACAAACCCATACGCAGATCGTGGACTTGACAAATTTGAGGCACTTTTAGCTGATCTTGCTCACAAAAGACAGGAGATTTTGACACAGAAAGGGTCTGAAGATGTCTCCATGGTTAAGTTCGTTTACAGAAGTCCCGATGAAGTTAAACCTATTGTGGTCAAGTTAGGCGGTAAAAGTAAACAAGATAACACGAGCTCATTGGAGAGTACTCCAGAAAGGGAACATCAAAAAGTTGATGCTTCTGTTAAAGGGCATAATGATGGTAATGAATCCGAAGAAGGTAAAATAGTGAAAACATTGTTTGGTGATCCTAAGAAGAAGATTATGTTTGATCCATGGTTAAGAAAGCTCGGACATGGGTGGAAACCTTCATATTATTTCCCTTTGTTTCTGATATTGATCTTAGTATTATTAATGTTTACTGGAAGGTCTTTTGCGATCTTATGCACTTCTCTTGGTTGGTATTTGGTGCCCATCATTATCGAGTCATTAGATAAATCAAAGCAGCGGACGAAGATCACAAAGAGACAGTATATAAAAAAGGCAAGGCGAATCGATAAACAATCAACAGCATAA